A region of Scleropages formosus chromosome 2, fSclFor1.1, whole genome shotgun sequence DNA encodes the following proteins:
- the tasor2 gene encoding uncharacterized protein tasor2 isoform X5 produces the protein MRDRHDSTRKYGLLEPVPLVTTVFHENILSPLRCSYMYPDSEQCFTYSSACLVKNPTLQDKYSAFCTQKKKEGYTERELEESFGFLMFDEEIKAKQLCESGIEVDQSALSTLGDPSKGVYISKYSDCLDLNPWYHGKTGFIVLFRLTKGRVKEVTENYTQNFTQPSVGFDCHISEQIDTVSATTSSFLAYERTQYYVYELCSGGEAVTRPRQVCPFAVIRFSYGKTMPSATNLMEQRYSPKTGVFQYILWQGQLQIHSVTIPVALRSRCDALLPAQLPTTLEMSNSISVSDLKQWLLQSNFETCFTSEVLRGNGCNFYTIIPLADQDKHTLLSLELKDKDLALVLQLKDSGFLVLLHSSTFFTYEDTLSSQEDSLQALFLFPDSRLVQKDTKSRWSKSLLSPEIIKALPGFSYAVTKAEKCPLNQQESISCVVEQHLQSYATLFQPGMHYSPSREISVFPDQYDVPDVIGYLYSAPKWTETSHLQMLSYFKQPGNYTLPVTRVTELLEAGRDESINDQGNDIYYCLSSPENAGVTSSDFCANGGSEGGFRKIPDQADVVEGSATNERGEFWMNEQLQEGMVAEVESIAGVSQSAAPVDLMKCGGLGIASFDHTKKMPESVTFTAIGEATPVQTRDEQEDITGQEGYSTEASVTNVSSTEMPDLRFVQHSFTAQEINSLPHTKPGVNASFKKTSRRGRRKRKRGRTANSYPQENCVEALTQPHLPKRRLYQYGLKTIITDCGKIFVPHGSEIPPGDIKFMAEMGRAVAVESNLAQLPAESSGISLIPARNAHAQDLATGTTDKRPLLTEVVDEQNLPIQTDEQDTVMETTDAQVSSTGIVDEQTQYLETVDGQVIPLNITDREAMPLNREEGLYLKANKVLMSTVSSSDAESNQNKGVQQQVVPSTNCTEKKLLGMTPTLERTNGQKGKRKKPLCPISQVSSLLEELRDLPGLSTTELRTKRSKSHKTANEVENVIVNCENTIANILKSDPKLRNCLSFDAEIEQVSKTEGNPKTRARSRKSIPRKLDLANASALSDGTQEISKNLATPTGPTETEKLVKPLKKRLRHKITEHMKENGLLSFDTSTSYGSDNLSQLQAQGHNSAASGGWGGVINGTSFVAHRSSETGPCQPPDALSMLADLALSNNGDKVLESQVPGSKLAVMGQDCGKSMDDGPSMSGSVLSKMPRHSLRRHKRQISKQKLPARSPSPKGLVVTGENALVISEEHSYSLSPSCLLLGLSGPVLQVPHLDLLDHPGNNSSDCLPTSKKSNSSTSCQDGQGGQDVTKPSAESSMRQFHPKDRRKRLTRVRQVKEVYGSLKVSRVWKEKYEFHLDSKYTNNLLEKAVMRALHGPWDYSIEETFEQIRLILHMWIGLFYSRSTARFFEIDPTGDILRGPSSTDGLHGAAPDPQSRLSVSEVFYTVPSPLPSPEPKALDLREERKKLTDPISTHSDVLDLSYNHSQVLDLTISKNGTEKPPHEVNEREPLKSLCKLGELDTKDPLQSSYVTTFHLKVYRGRANMMSDEENEHSDDGSSVHEGGELDWQNSTDSLRNDTAYNKLCDHTANICIASEKLLRTQDIVQAKAGNSMFDCQFEELPVKERQGTAELRQSRTSYIQSCKFTHVSFSPIVAAPSVCGDNTKKDDYVSNTNIHTDFCDVNAHCCKALAVMPANSCEDNEVHGCSSDAVQPDKFHTRALEAEVPQYPKSNTRKKVDFSENSSDESTDPVLEPESYNRSVYADKASPPVLGDPSFNHELSLSNCAYIVATLNNHAETWSSSKATLSVESLSSGIKIPTSIPICDQAKSDAVNIATSSLQNDLKSYPDNFELVSSISTNAEKLLLSDCQNTASCTLSTTEHPQGGICEPYTFKNHDLTDFSALSSLGTLCSGKNGKPGDQSSPASCEDFLEQKNFKLNLRDILPPSDGISSFNSKLTATQDLNSEIGGCHKSSHKSAECQQCCDGVSSANSTTSFESSSPSCKATSADDSSESRSTFIPESKPKSPAPKFGPHLHFSGSSMNLSKNLQSSLVCMGQPTNVSEQDPKVHSSSMYDHREDSSEIPRSSAVDRNSVMSEQMEFEVNSRYLTDAPFHHLHDLNTKFSSSEKLSHQPSLDASGFLTGDKNDFDPFTNSKIILSDNWQLSYQETQSNCSVLSRKTSLQKELSLQTKNDLKKNLEEKSKRYHTTEKIQPSCSKEHSQICEYDSASCGTHPSPQDILNKAHSIKHCPVMAVKPSKNRECRGGDDICETPQCETSKCPVGMEGWVDAEARLTSVDQLSKCDDQQHVEIEEGVSYDDSGNVETAQCSTSCSIDHYDSGPQSNMYNPGNMSDFSNARHCSSLFDQEDINKHIDKEMLDYSKENSGCFSFRKEELPFTSSTEGDRYETQWSSNSKNYRKGLLTRTLVHIKDEKECSTPALATSIITVLDSKGRRVIYENCPTVKHVSSRHVRTIQNTNMVDSPLQNFLQKWEKMHLTKPDITQDTMDLEYLIFSEKMNQILKRNLRNTASCRPSRYPWRHQLISNADTGPCNSPGIERLSETGGRVSKDYHDTQSPFTKCKINMDFTKKTGSKELTSYFPFVPCKPPWHLDRLSYLNRTNYVHPGVSSITAECSSSYQTVMNDICSSRMFLQHAKKPKMDSKFLPQEMSEQPDLCCQTKQEMLTNLQEQLNIVVRQSFKTKFRFYILVTSEDGFFEQTKGCGEPAPTR, from the exons GTCTGTTGGAACCTGTGCCACTGGTTACCACAGTCTTTCATGAGAACATTCTGTCCCCCCTGAGGTGCTCCTATATGTACCCTGACTCTGAGCAGTGTTTCACGTACAGCTCTGCATGCCTTGTTAAAAACCCCACTTTGCAGGATAAG TATTCAGCCTTCtgtacacagaaaaagaaagagggtTACACTGAGAGAGAGCTGGAGGAGTCCTTTGGATTCTTGATGTTTGATGAGGAAATCAAG GCAAAGCAGCTCTGTGAAAGTGGCATAGAGGTTGACCAGAGTGCATTGTCTACGCTGGGTGACCCTTCAAAGG GTGTTTATATCTCAAAGTACTCTGACTGCCTGGATCTTAACCCCTGGTACCATGGGAAGACTGGTTTCATTGTTCTCTTCAGACTGACCAAG GGCAGGGTCAAAGAGGTCACCGAGAACTACACTCAAAACTTCACACAGCCGTCTGTAGGATTTGACTGCCACATATCAGAACAGATTGATACGGTCTCTGCAACAACTAGCTCTTTCCTGGCTTATGAACGTACACAG tACTATGTGTATGAGCTGTGTTCTGGAGGTGAGGCAGTAACACGTCCAAGACAGGTCTGCCCGTTTGCTGTCATCAGGTTCTCATATGGCAAAACCATGCCATCTGCAACAAACTTAATGGAGCAGAG GTACAGCCCTAAAACAGGAG TGTTCCAGTACATCCTGTGGCAGGGTCAACTACAGATCCATTCCGTGACCATCCCTGTTGCACTGCGGTCGAGGTGTGATGCGTTGCTACCTGCGCAGCT ACCGACCACACTGGAAATGAGCAATTCCATCAGTGTATCAGACCTGAAGCAGTGGTTACTACAGTCCAACTTTGAAACCTGCTTTACCAGTGAAG TCCTGAGGGGGAATGGCTGCAATTTCTACACCATAATTCCATTGGCAGACCAAGACAAGCACACTTTACTTTCTCTGGAGCTGAAGGACAAAGACCTG GCACTTGTCTTGCAGTTGAAAGACTCTGGCTTCCTGGTGCTTTTACACTCATCTACTTTCTTCACATATGAAG atACCTTATCCAGCCAGGAGGATTCCTTGCAAGCCCTGTTTCTGTTCCCAGACTCAAGACTTGTGCAGAAag ATACTAAGAGTCGATggtccaaatctctcctttcACCAGAGATAATAAAGGCCTTACCAGGATTCAGCTATGCTGTAACAAAAGCTGAGAAATGTCCTCTCAACCAGCAGGAGTCAATCAGCTGTGTGGTGGAACAGCATTTGCAGAGCTATGCTACTCTATTCCAGCCAGGAATGCATTACAGTCCCTCCAGGGAGATAAGTGTCTTCCCAGACCAGTATGATGTTCCTGATGTCATTGGATACCTCTACAGTGCCCCCAAGTGGACAGAGACAAGCCACCTGCAAATGCTTTCATACTTCAAGCAACCTGGCAACTACACTTTGCCTGTGACAAGAGTAACAGAACTACTGGAAGCTGGGCGGGATGAAAGCATCAATGATCAGGGGAATGATATCTACTATTGCCTGTCCTCCCCAGAAAATGCTGGAGTCACTTCATCGGATTTCTGTGCCAATGGTGGCTCAGAAGGGGGATTCAGGAAGATTCCAGACCAGGCTGATGTGGTTGAGGGAAGTGCCACAAATGAAAGAGGGGAATTTTGGATGAATGAACAGCTGCAGGAGGGGATGGTGGCTGAGGTGGAGAGTATTGCTGGGGTGTCCCAATCAGCTGCTCCAGTGGACCTTATGAAATGTGGGGGGTTAGGAATAGCAAGCTTTGACCATACTAAGAAGATGCCGGAGTCTGTAACCTTCACTGCAATAGGAGAAGCCACACCCGTACAAACTAGGGATGAACAGGAGGACATAACTGGACAAGAGGGATATTCCACAGAGGCCTCTGTTACCAATGTGTCATCAACTGAGATGCCAGATCTGAGGTTTGTGCAGCACAGTTTTACTGCACAGGAAATCAACTCTCTTCCTCACACGAAGCCAGGGGTCAATGCCTCATTCAAAAAGACATCCAGAAGgggcagaaggaaaagaaagagggGTCGGACCGCTAACAGTTATCCTCAAGAGAACTGTGTTGAGGCCCTCACACAGCCACATCTGCCGAAGAGAAGGCTTTACCAGTATGGCCTGAAGACTATTATAACGGACTGTGGCAAGATTTTTGTTCCTCATGGTTCTGAAATCCCTCCTGGGGATATAAAGTTCATGGCAGAGATGGGGAGAGCTGTGGCTGTAGAAAGTAATTTAGCACAACTGCCTGCAGAAAGTTCAGGAATCTCTCTCATTCCTGCAAGGAATGCACATGCCCAAGATTTAGCCACAGGCACGACAGACAAACGGCCCTTGCTTACAGAGGTGGTCGATGAACAGAATCTTCCCATACAGACAGATGAACAAGACACAGTCATGGAGACAACAGATGCACAGGTTTCATCAACGGGGATAGTTGATGAACAGACTCAATACCTAGAGACAGTAGATGGACAAGTTATACCTTTGAATATAACAGACAGGGAAGCTATGCCTTTGAATAGAGAAGAGGGCCTTTACCTCAAGGCTAACAAGGTTCTGATGAGTACAGTTAGCTCTTCTGATGCAGAATCTAATCAGAACAAAGGAGTCCAACAACAAGTAGTGCCTTCAACAAACTGCACAGAGAAAAAACTGTTGGGAATGACCCCCACATTAGAAAGGACAAATGGTCAGaaagggaaaaggaagaaaCCCTTATGTCCTATTAGTCAAGTGTCTTCCCTGTTAGAAGAGCTAAGAGACTTGCCTGGCTTAAGCACAACAGAACTACGGACCAAGAGGAGCAAGAGCCATAAGACTGCAAATGAGGTGGAGAATGTTATCGTCAACTGTGAAAACACAAtagcaaatattttaaagtctGATCCAAAACTAAGAAACTGTTTGAGTTTTGATGCTGAAATAGAGCAGGTATCAAAAACTGAGGGAAACCCCAAGACAAGGGCAAGGTCAAGAAAGAGTATACCAAGGAAACTGGACTTGGCAAATGCTTCTGCTCTTTCTGATGGAACACAAGAGATTTCAAAGAACTTGGCTACACCAACTGGGCCAACTGAGACAGAGAAATTGGTTAAACCGTTAAAAAAACGTCTGAGGCACAAAATAACGGAGCACATGAAAGAAAacg GATTATTGAGTTTTGACACATCCACTTCATATGGCAGTGATAATTTAAGTCAGCTTCAAGCCCAGGGCCACAATTCTGCTGCtagtgggggttgggggggagtcATAAATGGCACCTCATTTGTGGCTCATCGCAGTTCAGAGACAGGCCCCTGTCAGCCCCCAGATGCACTCTCCATGTTGGCTGATTTAGCCCTTAGCAACAACGGTGACAAAGTACTTGAAAGTCAAGTTCCTGGATCAAAGCTGGCTGTCATGGGGCAAGATTGTGGCAAGAGCATGGATGATGGCCCCTCCATGTCTGGGTCTGTCCTCAGCAAGATGCCCAGACACTCTTTGAGGAGGCATAAGCGTCAGATTTCTAAACAAAAGCTCCCTGCTCGATCCCCATCTCCAAAGGGTCTGGTAGTGACTGGAGAGAATGCTTTGGTTATTTCTGAAGAACATTCGTATTCACTGTCACCCTCCTGTTTGCTGTTGGGTTTGTCAGGTCCAGTTCTCCAAGTCCCCCACTTGGACTTGTTAGATCACCCAGGCAACAACTCGAGTGACTGTCTGCCTACCTccaagaaaagcaacagcagcacctcTTGTCAAGATGGTCAAGGTGGACAGGATGTGACAAAGCCATCAGCGGAGAGCTCCATGCGACAGTTTCATCCTAAGGATAGGAGGAAGAGATTGACCCGTGTGCGGCAAGTGAAGGAAGTGTATGGGTCACTAAAAGTATCGAGGGTGTGGAAGGAAAAGTATGAATTTCATCTAGACAGCAAGTATACCAACAATCTCTTAGAAAAAGCTGTGATGCGAGCCCTTCATGG accGTGGGATTATAGTATTGAGGAGACGTTTGAGCAGATTCGCCTCATACTCCACATGTGGATTGGCCTATTTTACAGCCGGTCCACAGCAAGATTCTTTGAGATTGACCCAACTGGGGATATCTTAAGGGGGCCCAGCTCCACCGATGGACTCCATGGGGCAGCACCCGACCCACAGTCCAGGCTGTCTGTTTCAGAGGTTTTTTACACAGTTCCCTCTCCTCTGCCATCTCCAGAACCCAAGGCTTTGGATTtgagagaggaaagaaaaaaattaacagatcCTATAAGTACACATTCTGACGTTTTGGACCTCTCATATAACCATTCACAAGTTTTAGACCTCACTATTTCTAAAAATGGAACTGAGAAGCCACCTCATGAAGTTAATGAAAGGGAGCCCTTGAAATCTCTTTGCAAACTGGGAGAGTTGGACACCAAAGATCCACTTCAGTCAAGCTATGTTACAACTTTTCATCTTAAG gTGTACAGAGGCAGGGCTAACATGATGTCggatgaagaaaatgaacacagtGATGACGGAAGCAGTGTTCATGAGGGTGGTGAACTTGACTGGCAAAATTCAACAGATTCTTTAAGAAATGATACAGCCTACAATAAGCTGTGTGATCACACAGCAAATATATGTATTGCCAGTGAGAAGCTCTTAAGGACACAGGACATTGTCCAGGCTAAAGCTGGGAACAGCATGTTTGACTGTCAGTTTGAAGAGTTACCTGTCAAAGAAAGGCAGGGGACGGCTGAGCTTAGACAGAGCAGAACTTCTTACATACAGTCATGCAAGTTTACGCATGTCAGTTTCTCGCCAATTGTGGCTGCACCatcagtttgtggagacaataCAAAGAAAGATGATTATGTTAGTAACACCAACATTCATACAGATTTCTGTGATGTGAATGCTCACTGTTGCAAAGCGCTTGCAGTAATGCCTGCAAACTCCTGTGAGGACAATGAAGTTCACGGATGTAGTTCAGATGCAGTGCAGCCAGACAAGTTTCACACCAGAGCTTTAGAGGCAGAAGTTCCACAGTACCCAAAGAGCAATACTAGGAAGAAAGTTGACTTTTCAGAGAACAGCAGTGATGAGTCAACTGACCCTGTGCTGGAACCAGAGTCTTACAATCGTTCTGTCTATGCTGACAAAGCTTCTCCTCCAGTGCTGGGTGATCCATCCTTTAATCATGAACTCAGCCTGTCAAATTGCGCCTATATAGTTGCCACTTTGAATAACCATGCTGAGACTTGGTCAAGTTCCAAGGCTACGCTAAGTGTGGAGTCCCTCTCAAGTGGAATAAAAATTCCAACTAGCATTCCCATATGCGACCAAGCTAAATCAGATGCTGTCAACATTGCTACATCCTCTCTGCAAAATGACCTCAAGTCCTATCCTGACAATTTTGAACTTGTCTCTAGTATTTCCACTAACGCAGAAAAGTTGTTGCTCAGTGACTGTCAAAATACAGCAAGCTGCACTCTTTCAACCACAGAGCATCCACAAGGAGGCATTTGTGAACCATATACTTTTAAGAATCATGATCTCACAGACTTCTCGGCACTCTCCAGTCTTGGTACACTATGCAGCGGGAAAAATGGCAAACCTGGTGACCAGAGCAGTCCTGCATCATGTGAAGACTTTCTGGAGCAGAAAAATTTCAAGTTAAACCTAAGGGACATTCTGCCACCCAGTGATGGTATATCCAGTTTCAATAGCAAGTTAACAGCAACTCAGGATTTGAACAGTGAAATTGGAGGTTGCCATAAAAGCAGCCACAAATCTGCGGAGTGTCAGCAATGTTGCGATGGTGTGTCCAGTGCCAATAGCACAACTAGCTTCGAATCTTCCTCTCCAAGCTGCAAAGCCACAAGTGCAGATGATAGTTCAGAGAGCAGGTCCACATTTATTCCTGAATCCAAGCCCAAATCACCTGCGCCAAAATTTGGACCCCATCTACATTTTTCCGGCAGTAGTATGAACTTGTCAAAAAACCTGCAATCCAGTTTAGTTTGCATGGGGCAACCCACAAATGTGTCAGAACAAGATCCAAAAGTGCATAGCAGCAGCATGTATGATCACAGAGAGGACTCAAGTGAAATCCCCAGAAGTTCAGCTGTAGATCGCAATAGTGTAATGTCTGAACAAATGGAATTTGAAGTTAACTCAAGATATTTGACAGATGCACCGTTCCATCATTTGCATGACTTGAACACAAAGTTCAGCTCTTCAGAAAAATTGTCTCATCAGCCTAGCTTAGATGCCAGTGGCTTCTTGACGGGggataaaaatgattttgaccCCTTCACTAATAGTAAGATTATTTTGAGCGACAACTGGCAACTTAGTTACCAAGAAACACAGTCAAACTGCTCAGTTCTTTCAAGAAAAACCTCCCTGCAGAAAGAATTGAGTTTGCAaactaaaaatgatttaaagaaaaacttggAAGAAAAGAGCAAGAGATATCATACAACTGAGAAAATCCAGCCCTCCTGCTCAAAAGAGCACTCACAGATTTGTGAATATGATTCTGCTTCTTGTGGCACTCATCCATCCCCCCAGGACATATTGAACAAGGCTCACTCCATCAAACATTGCCCAGTCATGGCTGTGAAGCCCTCCAAGAACCGGGAATGCCGAGGTGGAGATGACATCTGTGAGACGCCCCAGTGCGAGACATCTAAATGCCCTGTTGGTATGGAGGGCTGGGTTGATGCTGAAGCCAGACTGACTTCAGTGGATCAGTTAAGCAAGTGTGATGACCAGCAGCATGTAGAGATTGAGGAGGGGGTTTCTTATGATGATAGTGGGAATGTTGAGACTGCACAATGTTCCACCAGCTGTAGCATTGATCATTATGATTCAGGTCCTCAGTCAAACATGTACAACCCAGGGAACATGTCAGACTTCAGCAATGCAAGGCACTGTTCAAGTTTGTTTGATCAAGAagatataaataaacacatagaTAAGGAAATGCTGGACTACAGCAAAGAAAATAGTGGGTGCTTCTCATTTCGAAAGGAGGAATTACCATTCACATCTTCCACAGAAGGTGACAGATATGAAACACAATGGTCCagcaacagtaaaaattacagaaaagggCTGCTGACTCGTACTTTGGTTCAtattaaagatgaaaaagaatGTAGCACACCAGCTTTGGCAACATCCATCATCACTGTGTTAGATAGCAAGGGAAGGAGAGTAATTTATGAAAACTGTCCCACTGTGAAACATGTGTCAAGCAGGCATGTCAGGACTATCCAGAACACCAACATGGTAGACAGCCCCCTACAAAACTTCCTTCAGAAATGGGAGAAAATGCACCTAACAAAACCTGACATTACGCAAGACACTATGGACTTGGAGTATCTCATCTTCTCAGAGAAAATGAACCAAATTCTCAAAAGAAATCTGAGGAATACAGCCTCCTGCAGACCTTCCCGATATCCCTGGAGGCACCAGTTGATCTCTAATGCTGATACTGGTCCTTGCAACAGTCCTGGGATTGAGCGGCTTTCCGAAACTGGGGGGCGTGTCTCAAAAGACTATCATGATACACAGTCACCTTTTACCAAGTGTAAGATTAATATGGACTTCACTAAGAAAACGGGGTCGAAGGAGCTGACGTCATATTTCCCCTTTGTGCCTTGTAAGCCACCCTGGCACCTAGACAGATTGTCATACCTGAACCGCACAAATTATGTGCATCCTGGGGTGTCAAGTATAACTGCTGAGTGTTCCTCATCATACCAAACAGTGATGAATGACATCTGCTCAAGCAGGATGTTTCTGCAACATGCCAAGAAACCAAAGATGGATAGCAAATTTCTCCCGCAGGAAATGAGTGAACAACCTGACTTGTGTTGTCAAACGAAACAGGAGATGCTTACCAACCTACAGGAGCAGCTTAATATTGTAGTCAGACAGTCCTTCAAGACCAAGTTCAGGTTCTACATCCTGGTGACATCAGAAGATGGCTTCTTTGAACAGACTAAG ggttgtggggaaccagcacctacccggtaa